The genomic stretch TCCGCGAGGGCGGGCGCACGGTCGGCGCGGGCGTGGTCACCAAGATTATCGAGTAATGCCGGGAGGCGCGCAGCCGCGACGGCGCGGCCGCGTCCCCCTGAAACCGGCGTCCGGCGCGGTGCGACACCGCGCGGGCAGCCAGGCTGGAGAATAGAGATGGCATCAAGCCATAAGATTCGCATCAAACTGCGCGCATACGACCACCGCCTGCTGGACCTTGCGACCACGGGCATTGTGGACGCCGCAAAGCGCACGGGCGCGGCGGTGCGGGGTCCGATCCCGCTTCCGACGGCGATGTCCAAGGTCACGGTGCTTCGCGGACCGCACATTGACAAGAAGTCGCGCGAGCAGTTTGAGAGCCGTACCCACAAGCGGCTGATTGACATTGTCGGCCCGAGCGCGAACACGGTGGACGCGCTGATGAAGCTGGTGCTGCCGGCGGGCGTGGACGTGGAAATCAAGCAATAACCGCGGCAAGCGTACGGAACGTGAAACGTACCGCGTTTTAAGGACAAAAACGATGCTGAAAGGTTTGTTGGGGCGAAAACTTGGCATGACCCGCATCTTCACGGATGAGGGGTTGTGGATTAATGTCACCCTGCTGGAGGCCGGGCCCTGCACCGTGGTGCAGCGCAAGACGGCGGACCACGACGGGTATGAGGCCGTGCAGGTGGGTTTCGGCGACGTGCGCGAGAAACGCTGCACGAAACCGTTGCTCACCCACTTCAAGAAGGCCGGCGTGAGCCCCAAACGGGTGCTGCGCGAGTTCCGCATTGACGCGGCGGACGAGCTGAAGCCCGGTGACGAGGTCCGCACGGACATCTTCAAGGCGGGCGACCATGTGGACGTGAGCGGCGTGTCGAAGGGCAAGGGCTTCCAGGGCGTGATGAAGCGCCATGGTTTCGGCGGCGGTCCCGGCGGCCACGGCTCGAACTTCCACCGCGCGCCCGGCTCGATCGGCGCGAGCGCGGACCCCTCCGAGGTAATCAAGGGCAAGAAGCTTCCCGGCCAGATGGGGAACGAGAAAATCACCGTGCAGAATCTGCAGGTGGTGGACGTGGTCCCCGAGAAGAACCTGCTGGTGGTGCGCGGCGCCGTGCCCGGCGCCAAGGGCGGCGTGGTCGTGGTGAAGCACAGCGTGAAAGGATCCAAATAGTCATGGCGTCCTTGAAGACAGTTGACATGAGCGGCGCTGAACAGGGCGTCGTGGAGGCGAAGGACGCGGTTTTTGCCGCGCCCGCCAACGAGGCGCTGGTGCACGACGTGGTGGTGGGGCTTCAGGCCGCGAAGCGGCAGGGCACCCACAAGACCAAGACGCGGGCCATGGTTTCCGGCGGCGGCGTGAAGCCGTTCCGCCAGAAGGGCACCGGCCGCGCGCGCCAGGGCAGCAGCCGCGAGCCGCACATGCGCGGCGGCGGCACCATCTTCGGGCCGGTCCCCCGGGACTACCGGCAGGACGTGCCGGTGCGCTTCAAGCGGCAGGCGCTGTGCTGCGTGCTGAGCGAGCGGGTGCGCGGCGACCGGCTGAGCGTGCTGAAGGGGTTCTCGGTCCAGGGGCCGAAGACGAAGCCCTTCGCCGAGATGATTGGCCGGGTGGCCCCCGAGGGCCGCAAGACCCTGATCGTGACCGCCGGCAACGACAAGAACGCGCTGCTGTCCTCCCGGAACATTTCCAGGGTGACCCTTCGCACCGCGGCGGACGTGAACGCGCTGGACGTGCTCAACGCTGTGCGGGTAGTCGTGCAGGAAGAGGCGCTGGCCCAGCTTGAGGAGCGACTCTCATGAGCATAGACCCGCACAAGATAGTGGAGCGGCCGATCATCACCGAAGAGGCCCAGATTCAGGCGGAAAAGGCGAACCAGTACACCTTCCGGGTGAACCCGAAGGCGAACAAGGGCCAGATCCGCGACGCGATCGAGGCGATTTTCCGCAAGAGCGAGATCAAGGTCGTCTCGGTGAACACGATGAACTACGCCGGCAAGGTGCGCAACCGCCTGGCCTCGCGCCGCGCCGGACGCCGTCCCGGCTGGAAAAAAGCCATTGTCACCCTGCGCAAGGGCGACAAGATTGAACTGATCTAAGGAGGCCGGAAGATGCCTTTGAAACGATTCAAGCCCTACACGCCGTCACGCCGCGAGATGACGGTGATGGACTTCTCCGAAATCACCAAGAGCACGCCCGAGAAGGCGCTGGTGGTGAGCAAGAAGCGCATCAGCGGGCGCAACAACCTCGGACGGATCACCATGCGGCGCCGGGGCGGCGGGGTGAGGCGGAAATACCGCATCATTGACTTCCGCCGCGACAAGGACGGCATCCCGGCGCGGGTCACGGCGATTGAGTACGATCCGAACCGGAGCGCGAACATCGCGCTGCTGACCTACGCGGACGGCGAGAAGCGCTACATCATCGCGCCCGGCGGCATCAAGGTCGGCCAGACGCTGATGAGCGGCGCGGAGAACGTGGA from Candidatus Hydrogenedentota bacterium encodes the following:
- the rpsJ gene encoding 30S ribosomal protein S10; this translates as MASSHKIRIKLRAYDHRLLDLATTGIVDAAKRTGAAVRGPIPLPTAMSKVTVLRGPHIDKKSREQFESRTHKRLIDIVGPSANTVDALMKLVLPAGVDVEIKQ
- the rplC gene encoding 50S ribosomal protein L3, translated to MLKGLLGRKLGMTRIFTDEGLWINVTLLEAGPCTVVQRKTADHDGYEAVQVGFGDVREKRCTKPLLTHFKKAGVSPKRVLREFRIDAADELKPGDEVRTDIFKAGDHVDVSGVSKGKGFQGVMKRHGFGGGPGGHGSNFHRAPGSIGASADPSEVIKGKKLPGQMGNEKITVQNLQVVDVVPEKNLLVVRGAVPGAKGGVVVVKHSVKGSK
- the rplW gene encoding 50S ribosomal protein L23; its protein translation is MSIDPHKIVERPIITEEAQIQAEKANQYTFRVNPKANKGQIRDAIEAIFRKSEIKVVSVNTMNYAGKVRNRLASRRAGRRPGWKKAIVTLRKGDKIELI
- the rplD gene encoding 50S ribosomal protein L4 is translated as MSGAEQGVVEAKDAVFAAPANEALVHDVVVGLQAAKRQGTHKTKTRAMVSGGGVKPFRQKGTGRARQGSSREPHMRGGGTIFGPVPRDYRQDVPVRFKRQALCCVLSERVRGDRLSVLKGFSVQGPKTKPFAEMIGRVAPEGRKTLIVTAGNDKNALLSSRNISRVTLRTAADVNALDVLNAVRVVVQEEALAQLEERLS